One segment of Anopheles stephensi strain Indian chromosome 3, UCI_ANSTEP_V1.0, whole genome shotgun sequence DNA contains the following:
- the LOC118514605 gene encoding uncharacterized protein LOC118514605: MPRSPRKKQKTAHYQRSSRNRVAAEQAQLEQTDQEGNRLTLFGKTIAIDEQDRDASYYAKLRFWFRHAIPQQSEDSPMPRMRNASTPACASPNARQSHQEFDVPPRGDTGIFQQIPPPLPTNLPPYPTVRPFQRNALLNLNKINDPKILLEQHIAHWKKVRKNWILYRQMYLQRYKPCFDFIFSKYVHPMP, from the exons ATGCCGAGATCTCCGCGGAAAAAGCAGAAAACAGCCCATTACCAGCGGTCGAGCCGTAACCGTGTCGCGGCAGAGCAAGCCCAACTGGAACAAACAGACCAAGAGGGCAACAGGTTGACTTTGTTCGGGAAGACTATCGCCATAGACGAGCAAGACCGGGATGCTTCGTACTATGCTAAACTTCGATTCTGGTTCCGCCATGCAATCCCGCAACAGAGTGAAGATTCCCCTATGCCCCGTATGCGTAATGCTTCAACTCCAGCGTGTGCTTCACCAAATGCACGCCAAAGTCATCAGGAGTTTGACGTTCCGCCGAGGGGCGATACTGGCATCTTCCAGCAAATACCTCCTCCGCTACCAACTAATCTACCGCCGTATCCAACGGTGAGGCCTTTTCAAAGGAACGCGTTACTAAATTTGAACAAG ATAAACGACCCAAAGATTCTGCTGGAGCAACACATCGCACACTGGAAGAAGGTGCGCAAGAATTGGATTCTTTATCGACAGATGTATCTGCAGCGGTACAAACCAtgctttgattttattttctcgaAATACGTGCATCCAATGCCATGA